The genomic stretch CAGCACAGACAAAGCAGAAACCGGCGCCGCGCGCAGCGGTTAGCGGAACAACTTCCGCGAGTTGGCGCGATCCAATAGACTTGCCTGCGAGGTAGCGCGGAAGTGCGAACACTGGTGACCGGTGGCGCCGGGTTTCTCGGCTCCGGCGTCAAATCCGAGCATCGCGCGATGAAGTCATTTGCAATGAGAGCGGCGGCGCAAACTGGGGTGCTGCTGATTCCGGTGGCGCTGACTTTTGTTGCGGCGGGAACAATTCACTACTGGCAGGGATGGGTTTTCTGGCTGGCGTTTCTCGGCTCTTCGAGCGCGACCGGAGTCTATCTGATCCAGCACGATCGTGCGCTGCTCGCGCGGCGGATGCGGGTCGGCCCGCAGGCGGAGTCGCGGCCACGCCAAAAGCTGATCGTCGCGCTGCTGTTTGTGATGTTCGTGACGCTGGCGATCGTGCCCGGGCTGGACTATCGGTTCGGCTGGTCTCACGTGCCCGGCGCGATTGTGATTCTCGCGAATCTGGTCATCGTGGCGATGTTCGGGTTTTTCATTCTGGTGATGCGTGAAAACAACTTCGCGGCTTCGACGATCACGATCGAGGCCGGGCAGCACGTGGTCTCGACCGGGCCGTACGCGTACGTGCGCCATCCGATGTACGCGGGCGCCCTGCTGATGATTTTCGCGATGCCGCTCGCGCTGGGCTCCTGGTGGGGACTGCTGGTGGCGGCGCTCGCGTGCCCGCTTCTGGTCGCGCGAATCCTCGACGAGGAGCGGGCGCTCTCGGCGGAGCTTGCGGGCTACGACGACTACTGCCGCACGGTCCCGTATCGATTGATTCCGCGGGTCTGGTAGCGCGGCCGCGAGGGAGGGTGCTTTGGCACTGAAAATTTTTTCGTTACACGGATGTCTGGTACATGGTGCGCCGCCGTGCTGCCGATGCCGGAATTGAAACCGCGATTGGCAGCCACACCTTTCGCGCCACCGGCATTACGGACTATCTGACGAACGGCGGGCGCATCGAGGTCGCGCAGCGCATGGCCAGTCACTCGAACGCCAAGACGACCGGCCTTTACGACCGGCGCGCAACGATGACGTGAGTGTGGGCGAGGTGGAGCGGATTGGGATTTAAACGGCAACCGCCCCGGTTCCATCTTTTTGTCGAGAGGTTTAGCCGTCCGAACGGTGCGGAAAGTTGCCCTCGGCTCTGGTATAAAAAGCTGAATATGACGCAATATAAATGCCCAATATGTGAGCGATTTATAGAGCCAGCGCGGGAACAATTCACCTATGCTGTGATCGAAGGTCGCTCGTGCCGTTTCGAGAACAAGCCTGGCAACCTCTCAAGCTCCGCTCGCGTTTATCAGCTTCACGACGTGTGCACGTCTGAATTTCAAAATCGCGTAGCCGATGGCTCGTTTTAAAGGGGTGTTTCGAGACTGAGATTTGAAACGAA from Candidatus Binataceae bacterium encodes the following:
- a CDS encoding isoprenylcysteine carboxylmethyltransferase family protein translates to MRTLVTGGAGFLGSGVKSEHRAMKSFAMRAAAQTGVLLIPVALTFVAAGTIHYWQGWVFWLAFLGSSSATGVYLIQHDRALLARRMRVGPQAESRPRQKLIVALLFVMFVTLAIVPGLDYRFGWSHVPGAIVILANLVIVAMFGFFILVMRENNFAASTITIEAGQHVVSTGPYAYVRHPMYAGALLMIFAMPLALGSWWGLLVAALACPLLVARILDEERALSAELAGYDDYCRTVPYRLIPRVW